In Desulfovibrio porci, the sequence GTGCCGTCGCCCCGCGACGCCACGCCCAATCCTCTTGTGGATCTGCCGCTGCCCGTTGCGAGCATAGTGGACGTGGATGCGGTTGTGGTGACTCACATGCATCACTTCGACCACTTTGACGCGGCGGCCCGGCAGGCCATTCCCAAGGCTATGCCCATGTTCGCCCGGAACGGCGCGGAGGCGCGGGACATGCGGGCGCTGGGATTCACGGACGTCACGCCCCTTGCGGAGACGGGCGTCGGTTTTGGGGAGATCGTCCTGCACAGAACCGAAGCCATGCACGGCCTGGGCGAAGCCGCCGCGCGCAACTGGCGGGAACGGGGCCTTCCCGCCACTGCCTGCGGCGTGGTTTTTACCGCTCCCGGCGAGCAAACCCTGTATGTGGCCGGGGATACTGTCTGGTACGAAGGCGTGCGCGAAACTTTGGCCCTGCACCGGCCCGGCGTGGTTGTGCTCAACGCGGCGGATGCCCGTTTTTATGACGAAACGCCCATTCTCATGGGTGCGGACGGCGTTCTGGAGGTGGCCCGGGCGGCCCCGTGGGCCACGCTGATCGCCAGTCATATGGATGCGGTCAACCATGCCCGGCTGGATCGCGCCGGGCTGCGGGCCTTTGTGGCGGCGACGGGGCTTTGGGAGCGGGTGCGCATTCCCGAAGACGGGGAGATCTGCGTCCTGTAACGGGAAAGGGGCGCGCCGTATGGCGCGCCCTCCTGAAGCTGCTGACAGCGTCCCGGAAATTTGCCGGGGCGCTGTTGTT encodes:
- a CDS encoding MBL fold metallo-hydrolase, producing MKFQRIRGATSIITFVGKKFLLDPFLADKGTLPPVPSPRDATPNPLVDLPLPVASIVDVDAVVVTHMHHFDHFDAAARQAIPKAMPMFARNGAEARDMRALGFTDVTPLAETGVGFGEIVLHRTEAMHGLGEAAARNWRERGLPATACGVVFTAPGEQTLYVAGDTVWYEGVRETLALHRPGVVVLNAADARFYDETPILMGADGVLEVARAAPWATLIASHMDAVNHARLDRAGLRAFVAATGLWERVRIPEDGEICVL